From Brevibacillus marinus, a single genomic window includes:
- a CDS encoding M20 family metallopeptidase, with the protein MLEFIDRHRDQYITWLQDICRQPSVAAQNRGMTETASLVENIMRDLGAETKQVETSGYPVVCGTFQKEKKKSLLFYNHYDVQPEDPIELWESPPFAAEIRDGRIYARGVADNKGNLMARLAAVHAYRHVRGELPLQVKFVVEGEEEIGSVHLEEFADRHQDWLQADGCIWEFGYKNADGRPQVSLGVKGMCYVELVCRGANTDLHSANAAIIENPAWRLIWALSTLKTPDEKIQIAGFYDKVAPLTAEDINVLENMIYSEESTLAKLGLRSFLLNLTGLPLKEKLIFQPTCTICGLESGYTGEGSKTVLPSVARAKIDFRLVPNQDPHEIHSLLRKHLDQHGFSDIEMIPYALEHPARTEIVNPLAVSVLETTKQIYGMEPTVMPMSPGTGPMYVLCQRLGIPAVSVGVGNFASNNHAPNENILLEDYVQGIKHIAAIMDDFAKRGNSQ; encoded by the coding sequence GTGCTTGAGTTTATTGACAGACACAGAGATCAGTATATCACGTGGCTGCAAGATATCTGTCGTCAACCCAGCGTAGCGGCGCAAAACCGCGGAATGACGGAAACGGCTTCCCTGGTGGAAAACATCATGCGGGATCTGGGAGCCGAGACCAAGCAGGTGGAAACATCCGGTTATCCCGTTGTTTGTGGAACGTTTCAAAAGGAGAAAAAAAAGAGTTTATTGTTTTACAACCATTATGACGTCCAGCCGGAAGACCCCATTGAATTATGGGAATCTCCCCCATTTGCCGCAGAGATCCGCGATGGCCGAATCTACGCACGCGGAGTGGCCGACAACAAGGGAAATTTGATGGCTCGTCTTGCCGCGGTTCACGCTTACCGGCACGTTCGCGGTGAACTGCCGCTTCAAGTGAAGTTTGTCGTGGAAGGCGAAGAAGAGATCGGCAGCGTCCATCTGGAGGAATTTGCGGATCGTCATCAGGATTGGCTGCAGGCGGATGGATGCATATGGGAGTTCGGATACAAGAACGCTGATGGGCGACCGCAGGTCAGCCTTGGCGTGAAGGGAATGTGCTACGTTGAACTGGTTTGCCGCGGCGCCAATACCGACCTGCACTCGGCCAATGCGGCGATTATCGAGAACCCGGCATGGCGGCTGATTTGGGCCCTTTCCACTTTGAAAACGCCTGATGAAAAAATTCAGATTGCAGGATTTTACGACAAGGTGGCTCCACTGACAGCAGAAGATATCAACGTTTTGGAAAATATGATTTACAGCGAAGAGAGTACGCTTGCGAAACTTGGCTTGCGCTCCTTCCTGCTGAACCTCACCGGCCTACCGTTAAAAGAGAAGTTGATCTTCCAACCGACCTGCACGATTTGCGGATTAGAGTCCGGCTATACGGGAGAAGGGTCAAAAACCGTACTTCCGTCTGTCGCCAGGGCAAAGATTGATTTCCGCCTCGTCCCCAACCAGGATCCGCACGAAATCCACAGTTTATTGCGAAAGCATTTGGATCAGCATGGGTTCTCCGACATTGAGATGATACCATATGCACTTGAACATCCGGCTCGCACGGAGATTGTGAATCCGCTGGCGGTCAGTGTTTTGGAAACCACAAAGCAAATATATGGCATGGAGCCGACAGTCATGCCGATGTCTCCCGGTACCGGCCCCATGTACGTGTTGTGCCAGCGCTTGGGTATCCCTGCGGTATCTGTCGGCGTGGGGAATTTTGCTTCCAACAATCACGCACCCAATGAAAATATTCTGCTGGAAGATTATGTGCAGGGAATCAAACATATTGCGGCCATTATGGATGACTTTGCAAAACGGGGGAACTCTCAATGA
- a CDS encoding ABC transporter permease, with protein sequence MLHFWPMLLKSKTGTIGMIIVLCMILMAIFAPFLAPHDPAKTNVAKRLIPPVWMENGSPDYPLGTDNLGRDVLSRILYGSQVSLLVGICAVVVAGMIGVLFGLLSGYYGGWLDALLMRTTDAFLAIPNILFMLVILAVMGPSLITLIFVLGFTNWTTYARVVRSEVLSIKERDFVRAARAVGAKDIRIIMTHILPNVISSFIVISTLSVATTIILEASLSFLGLGIQPPTVSWGGMLSDGRQYLATSWWVATFPGFAITITVLGIIFLGDFLRDILDPRMKSKETK encoded by the coding sequence CTGCTTCATTTTTGGCCCATGTTGTTAAAAAGCAAGACCGGGACGATCGGCATGATCATTGTCCTCTGCATGATCCTGATGGCGATTTTTGCCCCGTTCCTTGCCCCGCATGATCCGGCAAAGACAAATGTGGCCAAACGCCTGATCCCCCCTGTCTGGATGGAAAATGGAAGTCCCGACTATCCGCTGGGGACGGACAACCTGGGGCGGGATGTGTTGAGCCGGATTCTCTACGGTTCCCAGGTATCCTTGCTGGTGGGCATTTGCGCGGTAGTGGTAGCCGGGATGATCGGGGTGCTCTTCGGTCTGCTCTCCGGTTATTACGGCGGATGGCTCGACGCTTTGCTGATGCGGACAACCGACGCTTTTCTCGCCATTCCCAATATTTTGTTTATGCTGGTGATTCTTGCCGTCATGGGGCCGAGTTTGATTACGCTTATTTTTGTCCTGGGATTTACCAACTGGACTACCTACGCCAGAGTGGTCCGCAGCGAAGTATTGAGCATCAAGGAGCGCGATTTCGTGCGGGCGGCCAGGGCAGTCGGTGCCAAGGACATCCGCATCATCATGACCCATATCCTGCCGAATGTGATCTCTTCCTTTATCGTTATCTCCACCTTGAGTGTGGCCACAACGATTATTCTGGAAGCCTCGTTAAGCTTCCTTGGGCTGGGCATTCAGCCGCCGACCGTTTCCTGGGGCGGGATGCTGAGCGACGGGCGGCAATATTTGGCGACAAGCTGGTGGGTTGCCACTTTTCCCGGCTTTGCCATCACGATCACCGTTTTGGGCATTATTTTCCTCGGGGACTTTTTGCGCGACATTCTGGATCCGCGGATGAAATCAAAAGAAACGAAATAA
- a CDS encoding FadR/GntR family transcriptional regulator — MTIKKVKYHRVYEDVIEQIENMIIAGKYKPGDVLPTERELAQSFGISRNTLREAFRILEREGLVETRPGGGRYVSKNLDKEDETKRIIENIEKATILELLEARKIFEVGIVELAAVRATEHDLLEIEMALEKWGVIDRDADESGGPNQSFHLSIAKATHNMVLVNLIELHMDLIRRIPMKTVEVPGRNHEIYEEHRAIFQAIKDRNPQQAKQALLTHLERVVETINENK; from the coding sequence ATGACGATAAAAAAAGTGAAATATCATCGTGTGTATGAAGATGTGATCGAACAGATTGAAAATATGATCATCGCAGGCAAGTACAAGCCGGGAGATGTTTTGCCTACCGAAAGAGAATTGGCGCAAAGCTTCGGAATCAGCCGCAACACGCTTCGCGAAGCGTTCCGCATTCTGGAACGCGAGGGATTGGTGGAAACGCGTCCAGGCGGCGGCAGATATGTGAGCAAAAATCTGGACAAAGAAGATGAAACCAAGAGAATCATTGAAAATATCGAGAAGGCCACCATTCTGGAATTGCTGGAAGCCCGGAAAATATTTGAGGTCGGGATCGTGGAGCTGGCCGCTGTGCGGGCAACCGAGCATGATCTGCTGGAGATTGAGATGGCTTTGGAAAAATGGGGCGTAATCGATCGGGACGCCGACGAAAGCGGGGGTCCCAACCAATCGTTCCACTTGTCGATTGCCAAGGCCACCCATAACATGGTGCTCGTCAACTTGATTGAATTACACATGGATTTGATCCGCAGGATACCGATGAAAACCGTGGAAGTGCCGGGGCGGAACCATGAGATATACGAGGAGCACCGGGCCATCTTCCAAGCGATTAAAGACCGCAATCCGCAGCAAGCAAAACAGGCGTTATTAACTCATCTTGAGCGAGTGGTGGAGACCATCAATGAGAATAAGTAA
- a CDS encoding MFS transporter: protein MEETNEQVSGAWKKNIVLFLSSQTISLFGSSLVQYAMMWYITLTTQSGVMMTIFILCGFVPAFLLSPAAGVWADRYNRKMLMIIADALIAIATLILAIVLFAGYAEIWLFFLMAAIRALGTGIQTPAVGAVLPQMVPKDQLTKVNGINGSLQALIMFLAPMTSAALLTMASIEVIFFIDVITAAIAILTLLGLRIPVHEKAAAEKQVTGYFHDLQKGLLYIKHHAYLKQLFLFFAVFFVLMAPAAFLTPLQVTRSFGEDVWRLTAIEIAFSVGMMAGGGVIAAWGGFANKIHTLTFASLVMGVCTLALGIVPVFWIYLLFMAIIGIAVPIFNTPTTVLLQEKVSENYLGRVFGVFGMITTSMMPVGMLIFGPIADVVKIEWLLIGTGLLMLVLTLFLGRNDVLLEAGKPEAKEPTP, encoded by the coding sequence ATGGAGGAAACAAATGAACAGGTATCAGGCGCGTGGAAAAAGAATATTGTTCTCTTTTTAAGCAGCCAGACGATCTCGCTGTTTGGCTCGTCGCTGGTTCAATATGCGATGATGTGGTACATCACTCTGACAACACAGTCAGGCGTGATGATGACGATCTTTATCCTTTGCGGATTTGTCCCCGCCTTTCTTTTGTCGCCGGCTGCGGGGGTATGGGCCGATCGCTACAATCGAAAAATGCTGATGATCATTGCCGACGCATTGATCGCGATTGCAACGCTGATCCTCGCCATTGTCTTGTTCGCGGGGTATGCAGAGATTTGGTTGTTCTTCCTCATGGCGGCGATCCGCGCGCTGGGGACAGGAATTCAAACGCCGGCGGTCGGGGCTGTTCTGCCGCAAATGGTGCCAAAGGATCAGCTGACGAAAGTAAATGGAATCAACGGCAGTCTGCAGGCGCTGATCATGTTCCTGGCGCCGATGACGAGTGCGGCGCTGCTGACGATGGCTTCGATCGAAGTGATTTTCTTCATCGATGTGATCACGGCTGCGATCGCGATTCTGACATTGCTCGGGCTCCGCATTCCCGTGCATGAAAAGGCAGCCGCCGAAAAGCAGGTGACAGGCTATTTTCACGATTTACAAAAAGGGCTGCTCTACATCAAACATCACGCGTACTTGAAGCAGTTGTTTCTGTTTTTTGCCGTCTTTTTCGTCTTGATGGCGCCGGCGGCGTTTTTGACGCCGTTGCAGGTGACGCGCAGTTTCGGCGAGGACGTGTGGCGTCTGACCGCCATCGAAATCGCGTTTTCCGTGGGCATGATGGCAGGCGGCGGGGTGATTGCTGCCTGGGGCGGTTTTGCCAACAAGATTCACACGCTGACATTTGCCAGTCTGGTCATGGGAGTGTGTACGCTTGCGCTTGGCATCGTCCCCGTCTTTTGGATTTATTTGCTTTTCATGGCCATCATCGGCATTGCGGTGCCCATTTTCAACACGCCGACGACGGTGCTGCTGCAGGAGAAAGTTAGCGAAAATTACTTGGGGCGGGTCTTTGGCGTATTCGGGATGATTACGACTTCGATGATGCCGGTCGGGATGCTGATTTTCGGGCCGATCGCGGATGTCGTGAAGATCGAATGGCTGCTGATCGGCACAGGGCTGCTCATGCTCGTCCTGACCCTCTTCTTGGGCCGAAACGACGTGCTGTTGGAAGCGGGGAAGCCAGAGGCGAAGGAACCGACCCCTTAA
- a CDS encoding M20 metallopeptidase family protein — protein sequence MKNVQALYQSSEILEKASELKEQLIAWRRDFHQHPELGFEEVRTAEIVARHLEQLGLEVKRGVGRTGVTAVLRGKEPGPTIGLRADMDALPIQDQKQVEYRSHVSGKMHACGHDAHTSILMGTAQFLTQMRRPERGTIKFIFQPAEEGLGGAQAMIEDGVLSDPQVDAIAGLHVFPFVPVGRITAVRGIGCAASDSIQIRIIGRGGHAAYPHMTVDAIAVSAEVISALQHIASRNVDPLDSVVITIGSIHGGTARNVIAPEVVLEGTVRTLNPELREQMPERIERVIKGITEALGATYEFTYHMGYPSVKNDDAMVDLVLKASEQVLGAGKYEIVKPSMGGEDFSYYTHKIPGVFFRLGVGNKEKNAVYPLHHPQFDLDEDALPIGVAMLAEVAHLFLQNNP from the coding sequence ATGAAAAATGTGCAAGCCCTCTACCAAAGTTCAGAAATCCTCGAGAAAGCAAGTGAACTGAAAGAACAGCTCATCGCTTGGAGACGAGATTTTCACCAGCATCCCGAGTTGGGATTTGAAGAAGTGCGTACAGCGGAAATCGTGGCCCGGCATCTGGAACAGCTTGGACTTGAAGTGAAGCGCGGGGTTGGACGCACCGGGGTTACGGCCGTTCTGCGCGGAAAAGAGCCGGGACCCACCATCGGCCTTCGCGCCGACATGGATGCGCTGCCGATCCAAGACCAGAAGCAGGTTGAGTACAGATCACATGTGTCCGGAAAAATGCACGCCTGTGGCCATGATGCGCATACCAGCATCCTGATGGGAACGGCGCAGTTCTTAACGCAGATGAGACGGCCTGAACGGGGGACGATCAAGTTTATTTTCCAGCCTGCCGAAGAAGGACTAGGCGGAGCACAGGCGATGATCGAGGACGGAGTGTTGAGCGATCCGCAAGTCGATGCCATTGCCGGCCTTCACGTCTTTCCCTTCGTCCCTGTCGGCCGGATTACGGCGGTAAGGGGGATTGGCTGCGCTGCTTCCGATTCGATCCAGATTCGGATTATCGGACGCGGCGGTCATGCCGCCTATCCCCATATGACTGTTGACGCTATTGCCGTCAGCGCGGAAGTGATCTCCGCTCTCCAGCACATCGCCAGCCGCAACGTTGACCCGCTTGATTCCGTTGTCATCACGATCGGCAGCATTCATGGCGGAACAGCTAGAAACGTCATTGCTCCGGAAGTGGTCTTGGAAGGCACCGTTCGCACGCTGAATCCCGAACTGAGAGAACAGATGCCGGAACGGATCGAACGGGTCATCAAGGGGATCACGGAAGCATTGGGGGCCACTTATGAGTTTACCTATCATATGGGCTACCCGTCGGTAAAGAACGACGATGCCATGGTTGATTTGGTTTTGAAGGCGTCTGAACAGGTGTTGGGTGCGGGAAAATACGAAATTGTCAAGCCATCAATGGGGGGCGAAGATTTCTCCTATTATACCCACAAAATCCCCGGCGTCTTTTTCCGGCTTGGCGTGGGAAATAAGGAGAAGAACGCCGTTTATCCCCTTCACCATCCGCAGTTTGATCTGGATGAAGATGCTCTTCCGATTGGGGTTGCCATGCTGGCGGAGGTAGCCCATCTGTTCTTGCAAAACAATCCATAA
- a CDS encoding cupin domain-containing protein yields MEKKSLATLREYSAERFARHVLFQRGESIAFVLNFAPGQGIPEHRHADAVVYVLVLEGSGTVTVDGVKTTAAPGDAFCIEGEELFSFQNTGSEPCRLYVVLSKTPGGK; encoded by the coding sequence ATGGAAAAGAAATCGCTGGCAACGCTCCGTGAATACAGCGCCGAACGTTTCGCCAGGCACGTCTTGTTTCAAAGAGGGGAAAGCATCGCTTTTGTTCTCAATTTCGCGCCGGGACAGGGGATTCCCGAGCACCGGCATGCAGACGCCGTCGTTTACGTCTTGGTGCTGGAAGGGTCCGGTACTGTCACCGTTGACGGGGTAAAGACGACAGCCGCTCCCGGTGACGCCTTTTGCATCGAAGGGGAAGAATTGTTTTCCTTTCAGAACACGGGGAGCGAACCCTGCCGCCTGTACGTCGTGCTGAGCAAAACGCCAGGCGGTAAGTAA
- a CDS encoding ABC transporter ATP-binding protein, which produces MAADLLVVKELRTHFRTVDGVVPSVNGVSFSVKSGETLAIVGESGCGKSVTSLSIMGLISDPGKVVGGEILFEGKDLLKLSGKEMRKLRGNQISMIFQEPMTSLNPIFTVGFQIGEVLQLHAGLDKRQAKERCVELLKLVGIPRAEKVADNYPHQLSGGMRQRVMIAMALACNPKLLIADEPTTALDVTIQAQILELIAKLCKERETGVILITHDLGVVAEMADRVVVMYAGEVVEEADVYHLFASPKHPYTKGLLNSLPKLDEQREELGAIEGTVPNPLAMPDGCSFHPRCPLADSRCKTVKPQLAQAGKEHKVRCFHA; this is translated from the coding sequence TTGGCGGCAGATCTGCTGGTAGTAAAGGAATTGCGTACCCATTTCCGCACCGTAGACGGGGTCGTTCCTTCCGTCAACGGAGTGTCGTTCTCGGTAAAAAGCGGGGAAACGCTGGCGATTGTCGGCGAGTCCGGCTGTGGAAAAAGCGTTACATCGCTTTCCATCATGGGGCTGATCAGCGACCCCGGGAAAGTGGTGGGAGGCGAGATTCTGTTTGAGGGGAAAGATTTGCTGAAGCTGAGCGGAAAAGAGATGCGCAAGCTGCGCGGCAATCAAATCTCCATGATTTTTCAAGAACCGATGACTTCCTTAAACCCCATTTTCACCGTCGGTTTTCAAATCGGGGAAGTGCTTCAACTGCATGCCGGTCTGGACAAGCGGCAGGCGAAAGAACGCTGCGTGGAATTGTTGAAGCTGGTGGGCATTCCGCGGGCGGAAAAAGTGGCGGACAACTATCCCCATCAATTATCGGGCGGGATGCGCCAGCGCGTCATGATTGCGATGGCGCTCGCCTGCAACCCGAAATTGTTGATTGCCGACGAACCGACGACCGCGCTGGACGTTACGATCCAGGCACAGATCCTCGAACTGATTGCCAAACTGTGCAAGGAACGTGAAACGGGCGTGATCCTGATTACCCATGACCTGGGGGTAGTTGCGGAAATGGCGGACCGCGTGGTGGTCATGTACGCGGGCGAAGTGGTGGAGGAAGCGGACGTGTACCATTTATTTGCCTCGCCCAAACACCCGTATACAAAAGGGCTGCTCAACTCCCTGCCCAAGCTCGACGAGCAGCGCGAAGAACTTGGTGCGATTGAAGGCACCGTGCCCAATCCGCTTGCCATGCCGGACGGATGTTCTTTTCATCCTCGGTGCCCGCTGGCTGACAGCAGGTGCAAAACGGTCAAACCGCAGCTTGCGCAGGCGGGAAAAGAGCACAAAGTGCGCTGTTTTCATGCATAA
- a CDS encoding ABC transporter permease produces MKKYLIRSLLQVIPVLFLISLIVFVLVHVTGDPVTLMLSDTATDEDREILIQALGLDQPLYVQYFKFLGHLVQGDFGNSFRYQEPALPIVLERLPASFELAIASMVVATVIAIPFGILSATKRNSFLDIFVTGSAVLGKAMPSFWLGIMLILLFSVKLGLLPVSGEGTFAHLILPAITLGTGIAAEMTRLIRSSMLEILQQDYIRTARSKGLSERLVVYRHAFRNSLIPVITIMALQTSHLIGGTLITETVFSWPGMGNLLIQAVNQRDMSIVQASVFIVSILVIASNLLADLLYRILDPRIKYN; encoded by the coding sequence ATGAAGAAGTATTTGATCCGTTCGCTGCTGCAAGTCATTCCCGTCCTCTTTCTCATTTCGCTGATCGTGTTTGTTCTCGTTCATGTGACAGGCGATCCCGTTACGCTGATGCTTTCCGATACGGCAACCGATGAGGACAGGGAGATTCTCATTCAAGCGCTTGGGCTGGATCAGCCTTTATACGTGCAGTACTTCAAGTTTCTCGGGCATTTGGTGCAGGGAGATTTCGGCAATTCGTTCCGCTACCAGGAGCCGGCGCTGCCAATCGTACTGGAACGCTTGCCGGCCAGTTTTGAGCTGGCGATCGCTTCCATGGTGGTCGCTACCGTCATCGCCATTCCATTCGGCATTTTGTCAGCGACGAAGCGAAACTCGTTCCTCGACATTTTTGTCACCGGCAGCGCCGTGCTGGGAAAAGCGATGCCCAGCTTCTGGCTGGGGATTATGCTGATTTTGCTGTTTTCCGTCAAACTGGGCCTATTGCCCGTTTCCGGCGAAGGGACGTTTGCCCACCTGATCTTGCCGGCGATTACCTTGGGAACAGGCATTGCCGCCGAGATGACGCGATTGATTCGCTCCAGCATGCTGGAAATCCTGCAGCAGGATTATATCCGCACGGCAAGAAGCAAAGGGCTGAGCGAACGGCTCGTCGTTTACCGGCATGCGTTTCGCAACTCGCTCATCCCGGTCATCACCATTATGGCCCTGCAAACCTCCCATCTGATCGGCGGCACGTTGATTACGGAAACGGTTTTTTCCTGGCCGGGCATGGGCAATCTGCTCATTCAGGCAGTCAATCAACGGGATATGTCGATCGTGCAGGCATCGGTGTTTATCGTCTCCATCCTGGTCATCGCAAGTAACCTTTTGGCCGACCTGCTCTATCGCATCCTTGATCCGCGAATCAAATACAACTAG
- a CDS encoding DUF488 domain-containing protein, protein MTENRSSLDHSPIQLKRIYEPPAPQDGVRILVDRLWPRGLTKEQAAIDEWMKALAPSPELRKWFCHRPERFADFVVQYERELAEDPVRCQLADRILDLAMRQNVTLLYAAKDPVYNHASVLHRWLVRRAEQRG, encoded by the coding sequence ATGACGGAAAACCGTTCCAGCCTGGACCATTCACCCATCCAACTGAAACGCATCTACGAACCGCCCGCGCCCCAAGACGGCGTGCGCATCCTGGTTGACCGCCTTTGGCCGCGCGGCCTGACGAAAGAACAGGCGGCGATCGACGAATGGATGAAAGCGCTCGCCCCCAGTCCGGAACTGCGCAAGTGGTTCTGTCATCGGCCGGAGCGGTTTGCCGACTTTGTCGTGCAGTACGAACGGGAACTGGCGGAAGACCCGGTGCGCTGCCAACTGGCTGACCGCATTCTCGATCTGGCGATGCGGCAAAACGTCACCTTGCTTTACGCCGCCAAAGATCCCGTTTACAATCACGCCAGCGTGCTGCATCGCTGGCTGGTCCGCCGCGCCGAACAGCGCGGTTGA
- a CDS encoding ABC transporter substrate-binding protein codes for MKRLAITGLALILSLALAGCGGEGEQTATDQQPQPQAQSQDGESNPAENGKKILTIASGNDIVSFDLHNHNNTSTEAVHINMFNYLVKKGRNQEVLPDLATSWKQLDATTWEFKLREGVKFHNGDPFTAADVKYTLERVARDNTLLEYGNYKQIKEVKIMDDYTVHIITNGPQPVLLNRLSRLGSGMMPSKYIQEKGFDEFLKHPVGTGPYKFKEWKRDDRLILEKFDDYFGEKPKWDEVVFRSIPEDSTRVSELLTGGVDLAVNIPPTDLERIQQNEGTYVVQSPTQRVMQLTVRMTPGTPTADPKVREAIDLAIDKQAIVDNILAGGGTVTRTRVTPGNFGADPSLYGQSLYDPERAKQLLIEAGYPNGLELTLTSPSGRYLKDKETAELIQAMLGEVGIKVNLELVEWSKYNELYRGKKMKELFMISYANSMFDASLAFDRARSEIARGETDYNNPEVDKLLEEAETNLNTQEREKQYQQVQQIIANERPFIYLFQMSANYGASKRIQFEPRLDEMLPVDEITLKQ; via the coding sequence ATGAAGCGTTTGGCCATCACCGGTTTGGCGCTGATTCTGTCGCTGGCGCTGGCGGGCTGTGGCGGCGAAGGAGAGCAGACAGCAACAGATCAGCAGCCGCAGCCGCAAGCACAGTCTCAAGATGGGGAAAGCAATCCCGCGGAAAATGGAAAGAAAATTTTGACCATTGCCAGCGGGAATGATATTGTCAGCTTTGACCTTCACAACCACAATAACACCTCGACGGAAGCAGTTCACATCAACATGTTCAACTATCTGGTGAAGAAGGGCAGAAACCAAGAGGTTCTACCGGATCTGGCTACTTCCTGGAAACAGCTGGACGCCACCACTTGGGAATTCAAGCTGCGTGAAGGCGTGAAGTTCCACAATGGCGATCCGTTTACGGCTGCCGACGTTAAGTATACGCTGGAGCGCGTCGCCCGGGATAATACCCTGCTGGAGTATGGAAACTACAAACAAATCAAAGAAGTGAAAATAATGGACGACTATACGGTTCATATCATTACCAACGGACCGCAGCCAGTGTTGCTTAACCGCTTGTCCCGCCTCGGTTCAGGGATGATGCCGTCCAAGTACATCCAGGAAAAAGGGTTTGATGAATTTCTCAAGCATCCGGTCGGAACAGGTCCTTACAAGTTCAAGGAATGGAAGCGGGATGACCGCCTCATTTTGGAAAAGTTTGATGATTACTTTGGTGAGAAACCAAAATGGGACGAAGTTGTGTTCCGTTCCATCCCGGAAGATTCCACTCGCGTGTCGGAATTGCTAACCGGAGGGGTTGACCTTGCCGTAAACATTCCTCCCACCGATTTGGAGCGAATCCAACAGAATGAAGGCACCTATGTCGTGCAGAGCCCGACACAGCGCGTCATGCAGTTGACCGTCCGGATGACTCCCGGGACTCCGACGGCTGACCCAAAAGTGCGGGAAGCGATCGACCTTGCCATCGACAAGCAGGCGATCGTCGACAACATCTTGGCCGGCGGCGGAACGGTAACCCGTACTCGCGTCACGCCGGGGAATTTTGGCGCTGATCCTTCGTTATACGGACAGTCCCTGTATGATCCGGAACGCGCCAAGCAGCTGTTAATCGAAGCAGGTTATCCCAACGGACTGGAACTTACCTTAACCTCCCCTTCTGGCCGCTATCTGAAGGATAAGGAAACGGCCGAATTGATCCAAGCGATGTTGGGCGAGGTCGGCATCAAAGTAAATCTGGAGCTTGTGGAATGGAGCAAATACAACGAGCTGTACCGCGGAAAGAAAATGAAGGAACTGTTTATGATTTCCTATGCGAACTCGATGTTTGACGCCTCGCTGGCCTTTGACCGGGCAAGATCGGAAATCGCCCGGGGCGAGACGGATTACAACAATCCGGAAGTAGACAAGCTGCTGGAAGAAGCCGAAACCAACCTGAATACGCAAGAGCGGGAAAAACAATATCAGCAGGTTCAACAAATCATCGCGAATGAACGACCCTTCATCTATTTATTCCAAATGTCAGCCAACTATGGTGCCAGTAAACGAATCCAATTTGAACCTCGACTGGATGAAATGCTTCCTGTAGACGAAATTACACTGAAACAATAG
- a CDS encoding nitroreductase family protein — protein sequence MDVLSAIEKRREITRFKPDPIPQEVLEQLVRSLYLAPSGNNLPSREFILVSEKATLRALTSTTPYMKWLDEAAGAVVIVANPRLSKYWLQDAAIAGGFLWLAAVSLGLGAAWGAVYHAEDEAESGRREDYVRNLLQIPASYRVVAIMGLGYPAAEPQPKEMYPLERVLHRESFRS from the coding sequence ATGGACGTGCTGTCCGCTATCGAGAAACGTCGCGAAATCACCCGCTTCAAACCCGACCCGATCCCGCAGGAAGTGCTGGAGCAGCTGGTTCGCTCGCTCTATCTGGCGCCGAGCGGAAACAACCTGCCTTCGCGCGAATTCATCCTGGTCAGCGAGAAGGCGACGCTCCGCGCGCTGACCTCGACCACGCCCTACATGAAATGGCTGGATGAGGCGGCGGGGGCGGTCGTCATCGTCGCCAATCCGCGCCTCAGCAAGTACTGGCTGCAGGACGCGGCGATTGCCGGCGGCTTCCTCTGGCTTGCCGCCGTTTCGCTCGGTCTTGGCGCCGCGTGGGGTGCGGTGTATCACGCGGAGGACGAGGCCGAGTCCGGCAGGCGGGAAGACTACGTGCGAAACCTGCTGCAGATTCCCGCTTCCTACCGGGTCGTGGCCATCATGGGGTTGGGGTACCCCGCCGCGGAGCCGCAGCCGAAAGAGATGTACCCGCTGGAGCGGGTTTTGCACCGCGAGTCGTTCCGCTCGTGA